In Rutidosis leptorrhynchoides isolate AG116_Rl617_1_P2 chromosome 2, CSIRO_AGI_Rlap_v1, whole genome shotgun sequence, one genomic interval encodes:
- the LOC139891225 gene encoding protein NOI4-like, whose translation MSEEKGRPLPKFGDWDVNDPASAEGFTVIFNKARDEKKTGGKTDSPSNTDPGFKRAAAAPVKKLPAKKWFCCMQEPHTES comes from the exons ATGTCT GAAGAGAAGGGTAGACCATTGCCGAAGTTTGGGGATTGGGATGTAAATGATCCAGCTTCTGCTGAGGGTTTTACTGTAATATTTAATAAAGCGAGGGATGAGAAGAAGACGGGTGGTAAAACAGACTCACCATCAAATACTGATCCTGGTTTTAAGCGTGCTGCTGCTGCACCTGTAAAGAAACTTCCAGCT AAGAAATGGTTTTGCTGCATGCAAGAACCTCATACGGAGTCCTGA